In the Juglans microcarpa x Juglans regia isolate MS1-56 chromosome 6D, Jm3101_v1.0, whole genome shotgun sequence genome, one interval contains:
- the LOC121235910 gene encoding uncharacterized protein LOC121235910, which produces MSSDFYHDFDDPFYCHSNSDMVFSDGDLPFFPDSPLDIFQAIPDTQNQQNPVNESHSFDQYSSTLLSSSPSHQFESLNLYQTTHLQCLPHGSDLANGSWNLSGLEDLEVKNEEFQMGFESSFNQVFAPRSYSGGAENVAKLMQRSYSSKCFDGKPGFLYQPRFDSFIECSSFQNKALSPPENSFFSGQMRRACSTGDLQSGKAAHATGTHRSFSSPLAMENPFNEEANIKVGRYSAEERKEKISKYKAKRTQRNFSKTIKYACRKTLADSRPRIRGRFARNDETSEISKTACSTSIEDEDDLWLEELHEDNIGTVGMGKLLNSYGDAQFQCYGF; this is translated from the exons ATGTCTTCGGATTTCTATCATGACTTTGATGACCCTTTCTACTGCCATTCAAACTCAGACATGGTCTTCTCTGATGGAGACCTTCCCTTCTTCCCCGACTCACCCCTTGATATTTTTCAGGCAATTCCAGACACCCAAAACCAGCAAAATCCAGTTAATGAATCCCACTCCTTTGACCAATATTCTTCTAcgctcctctcttcctcaccaAGCCATCAATTCGAGAGTTTGAACCTTTACCAGACCACCCATTTGCAGTGTTTACCACATGGTTCTGATTTGGCAAATGGGTCTTGGAATTTGTCTGGCTTGGAGGATTTGGAGGTCAAAAATGAAGAATTTCAAATGGGCTTTGAGTCTTCTTTCAACCAGGTATTTGCTCCTCGCAGTTACAGCGGTGGGGCTGAGAATGTGGCTAAGTTGATGCAGAGGAGCTATAGTAGTAAATGTTTCGATGGAAAGCCTGGTTTTCTATATCAGCCTCGGTTTGATTCTTTCATTGAATGCTCAAGTTTTCAGAACAAGGCCTTGAGCCCCCCGGAAAATAGCTTTTTTAGTGGACAAATGAGGAGGGCTTGCAGCACAGGAGATTTGCAG AGTGGTAAAGCAGCTCATGCCACCGGCACCCACAGGTCTTTCTCAAGTCCTTTGGCTATGGAGAACCCATTCAATGAGGAAGCAAACATCAAAGTAGGGCGTTACAGTgcagaagagagaaaagagaagattTCCAAATACAAAGCCAAAAGAACCCAGAGGAACTTCAGCAAGACCATTAAG TATGCATGCCGCAAAACACTAGCCGACAGCCGACCCCGTATACGTGGCAGGTTTGCACGCAACGATGAAACCAGTGAGATTTCCAAGACTGCATGTTCAACCAGTATTGAAGACGAAGATGATCTCTGG CTTGAAGAACTGCATGAAGACAATATTGGAACAGTGGGAATGGGAAAGCTTCTGAACAGTTATGGAGATGCACAGTTCCAGTGCTACGGATTTTGA